Genomic segment of Triticum aestivum cultivar Chinese Spring chromosome 6A, IWGSC CS RefSeq v2.1, whole genome shotgun sequence:
atttgctttattattaggtagagaagATATTAGGTAGAGAGGTAGAGATTGTGCGTGTCCTGTCAAATGTAGTTAGTATGAGTATGTCGAAAATAAAACTCAAACGGACGCAAATCAATGCAGTACCAAACCTGGCAATAGTGTGCACTCATGGCGAGAATTAAGTGATTTGATTGGAAAAGGAGCATGTCCCTTCTTACTTTATTAGTCTAATAAATAAATAGTTATTTATCAAAGCTAATCTAATCCTACCGTGAGTGGTGCTTCCGGGATTCCATTGCAAGACAACGATTCTGGCAGCTGTCTCTTGCGGGGCGACGCGTGTTGCCTAGCCCCACGCACCGCTGTTCCAATTCCAACCTTATCTTCTCAGCGACTCATCCTCGTCTCTTCCCATGTCTTTTCTTCTCCCCAGCCCTGATTCCCTTCCTCTTTTCTCTCCCCTTCCGCAGgctctcgatccagatcggatatAGAGGCCACCACCGAGCCTCCTCGAGCGCCTTCTTCCTTCCTCCCACCGGAGCTCTAGCATCTCCCTGCAACATCCTcctttctccttcttcctctcttcctcccatGCCTTTCACTTCTTTCTTTTTCCATTGGCCATGCAGGGAGCACGCGCAGGGAGCCTCGCCGTTGCTGCCACCACCCGGACATCGTCGCGCCACCGCCACCTCCGAGTTAACAGGCCGCCGCCGCTCGTCCTCCCATGCGACCGGCACTGGGCCGCACTGCGCGCGGGCAAACCGGCCCCTGCCGGTGGAAGTGTGGGTACCGCGAGGGGAAGCATCCGGTGCAACACGACGGTGACTGAGATGTTGCTCGGGCTATACGTGACGGCGACCGAGACTCCTTCGCGTTCGTTCCTTATTATCCAATCTGCATCTCAGCTTTCTTCCTCACTGAAGATGTTTCATGGGAATCATGCTGATTATTTTGTATTcggatttcctcatggaagaataagATGCTGCTGATTGTAACCTCCTATAATTGGAGAATTTATTTATTCATTTGCTCCCTCACTTGCGGGATTATTTTCTTTGTTCTGTTCCCACCCTCTGCTTCGCAGGTGCCTGCAGTAGCGCGTCCATCATCTCCTCGGCGCGACGCCTGGCCGCACCAGCTCCACGCCAATCACCTGGGCGTCCACTCCTCCGCACCAGCTCCATGCCAATCACCTCGGCCGTCCACTCCTCGCACACAACCGACGGCACCAACCGCGGCAGGTCCGGCGTGCCGCCGTCGCCATCCCGCAGCGACATGTGCGTCAGGGAGCGGTAGCCGCCGGCGCCCGCAATACGTCCTCAACCCACGGCGGTCGTCCTTGCCATCCGAGGcgcgtgctgctgctctgctggaCGGCGACCAACCTCTGGCCGTTCCCCTCTGCACTCCACCTCATTCAGCAGCGCCGCATTGGTCCGTTGAAGCCGAGGGCAGGGGAGATGGATAGAGTAAAGGGAGCCGGCTGCGGCTGGCTCCTAGGCTCGAGCGGCGCGGATGCCCGCCGCGACGCATCCCCTTCGTTGGCTTCTGTGGCGTGAACGTCGTAGGCAAGTGGCGGCGCGTGCCCGGCGGTGGAGGCAGGCACTGGATTAGTGGCGGTGGTggcagggggttttctgcaaaaagaaAAAACGAAACGTTATCCATCAGTAGCATACTTTAAGTAGGAGTGCGGATTAATTTCTCAGAAACTGggggacttttttgcaaaaaggccgatgacggacgaccagaaacctAATTTGCTTTATTtattattaaaattaaaattaaaaattaggTAAAGATAAGAGTGTTCAAAaaatcacccgcaaaaaaaataaCAGCGTTCAAAGACTATGGAAACAAAATTTAATTCTTACTTTTCTAAAATAAAAACAAATTGGACTCTTATTCTTTTGAAGAAAGAATGTAGAGGAAACCATCCGCGCCATTTCTCTTTCAAAGTAAATAAAAGGGTCTCAACAAGTTTGTTAGACCTTGTGCGATGCAAGGTCCTTAAAGAAAATAAATCGGTTTTTTCTTAAACATCGATACTTATTTGTAGAGAATAGATGCTTAATTAGACCCTCTTCTATAGAGATACGCGATGATGCTTAAGAAAAACTTGATTTATTCCACAAAGCATCTTATATTGTACAGTGCCTTAGTGTGATATATATAGCTTGTAAAACCATTCAACCACCACGGTTGAAAAACCATAGATGAAGTGGCATGGTCCATCGTAGTTTTGGCGACTGCAATCCTTCCACCCAGACGGCCGTGTACGCATTTGTACTCTTGTACGCATCATGTGTAGTCCATGTGATGGACGGCATCATGCAGTCATGCTGCAGCTTGCAGCCGGTATTCTAGCAAGTACCACAGAGCTACTAGATGTCTAGATCTGATGGTAGTTTTGCAATGAGATTCAGAAGGAAAACAAATATTCAATCTTCTCCAAAGTCAAATAACGACTAGTCAGAAGAAACAGCGGTACGCTCGCAGGAGAGGATACCAATTTCAAAAGAGCAGATCTCAGTGAAGTCCATACGGCTTCTTCCCACATGTTCAACAGTTTCAATCCAAGACGAACATGGTTCAGAGTTGTTGTTTTTAGCGGTATAATCATGCTTTGGAGTAGGTTGCCCTCGAAAAGTAAGCTGTTATTATTGAGTAATGTAAACGAACATGGCTTCCcgccaaaaaatatataaaatggcTAAACCATGACAAAGCGATGGATCATTCACCCTTTTCTTCTCTACAGTAAAAAAATAGGGGCAAAGCGAATCATAATCAGGGAGACAGAGAGTGCTAAACTTCACATGGTATGGCACTAAACAGAATCTTAATCATCGTTCCCGCGAATTCTCGGAGGAAGGACACTTGCTAATTATCAATAGCCAAGGGTGTATCATCAGACACCTCTGATACAAATATTCTGCTCTTCAAAGGCAACCACCCATCTGTTGACCAACCCATATGAGATGCTGATGTGAGCTAAGAATAGAGAGGTTGAAAAAAAAAATACCAAATACGATTACTAAGGGTTCAAAGCAAAATAATTCACTTGATCACTATGTACCACTTTTTTCTTTCTTATATACGCACAATTTGTATCTGTACAATTCAGGTTTGCTCAGCAAGTGCAGAAAATGAGCAATACGTTTTCTACACATTACATTTGCAGAGGGATTGACCAGAAGCACGAGCAGGTTCTAGCTCAGAGTCTCTTTGATACAAAAGTGTACGGTACCAAAAGATTTCAATTAGAGCGGTGATTGGCCTGCAGCATTGGCAAAGAACGACAGTTATGTGTGCTGCCTTATGCTGATTAGCTCGATGTCGAAGATGACAGTTCCAAGGGTTGAACCCTCGCCATTTGCGAGGCGCGTCGGATTGAATATAGTAGTAAATAATCTCTGCCGATCAAAGAACTGCACATGAAACAACAGGAAGATTTAGAACCTCCGCGGTGTCTTGTCAAATACATATGCAAGACTCAAGTGGGGATTTTCTTATTCTAAACATCCATATGCATGAGTTGTTAAAACACTAACACATCTCTGAATGCATGGTGTGTGCAACAGAAAGGAACAAGTTGGAAGCTAGGAGTTGCTTATGGTGGAGAAACTCCAGGTGATCATGAACGAAATGATATAACAGATGAAGAATTCTAGGGTCTGGATAGCACGGAAGTTACATTAGGAGGAATTGGTTCCTGTGATGTGTTTTGGTATCCCTGTGTTGGCGGAATGACAACACGGCGAAGACCACCGACTCTCATGGACTTCACTGCTGCTTCAATACCAGGTATAACCTGCAGGGCTCATGCATTAAATTATGGCAAGACTATCAgcctgaacaagaatctacagatGAAATTCCGGAGAAATGTATTGAGAGGAACATCAGATACAAGAAAGATATCCATCCAGATTATGGCGAACCTCATTATGGCAAGATTACTTCGGAATTTAAGTGAACATCCAGAGCCATAACAAGATAAACTTGTTTTAAGGCGCATTCAACCGTTCTGAAGCTAATTTTCAGTTAGTCTGCGATGACTATGCACCACAAAATAGCAAGCGCAGCTGCTATCATAAAATCAAACATGTGCACAGCAGTGCACAGTGTACTCTCTCATCCTTATTATTTAACCACCGGAACTCTGCGCCATGACTTAGGCATGCTTCTAAGCAAATACTATGGTTAAAAAAAAGGAAATACAAAGCTCATTAGCTACTagtccctccgttccgaattacttgtcgcaggtatggatgtatctagatgtattttagttctagatacatccatttctgcgatgagtaatttggaaccgagggagtaaaATAGAAAACTCTAGTATGCTGTAGCCCCAACCTTTCACCAAAAAGCTCAAATAATATAGTGTAGTATCAGCAGCATAAGATGTGCTCACTTATTTCTGCAAAGAGTTTTAACAAAATTCTTGTCTCACCTTTCCAGACCCGATGGTAAAGACAAAAGGTATCGGATCACCGGTCGCGTCCTTGTGATCATAGGTTGAGTCGAAGCGCCAGCCTTGCTTCGCAGCCAGCCTTCCATAGTAGTGGATTGCAACCTTGAGCCATAAGAACATTTTTGGAAAAAACAGGGAAACCATAAGAACATATTTTGTACCTACTAAAAATTAACATCATTCCAGCCTTTTTTTTACTAGAATGATGTTAAGAAATCCCTGCACTACTATGCATACCATCATCTATAATAAGAAGAAAACCATAGTCTTGTCTGTATCATGGCTAAGTATGGGCAGTGGAGCAGTAAACTAGAGCAATATTTGGTTTTGAAGGTGTAAACTTGGTTAATGGGGACAAGTAAGAAAGGGTGCTGCTAATAAGCACAAACTGTGCAGAAAGGCACCGCTTGTACCTGGTCTCCGTCGACTGGGACCTCGCCGGAACCCTCCCGCAGCTCTAGGGCCTTCACGCCGCCGGAGCTAGGGATCTCGGTGAATCgagaggccgcggcggaggcggcggccgtggGGAGTGCGGATGCGGCGGAGGCCAGGAGGAGGTGCCTTCTAGTGGCCGTCAGAGGTGGTGCTGTAGCTAGGGTCACGGGTTTTGTTTTCGCGGGAGGCGGCGGCACAGCGCCGGCCACCGCGGAGACGGAAGGGATGACCATGGACGCCGCTACTGTTCCTATTAtttcctctttctttttctttgcttTTGGGTTAGCTTTGAATTTCAACCTCTTTTCCAATTTCCAAAGCGCTGAATTTTATTTACTTAGAAGGAAGATGAGAAAAAAAAACAACTGATGAAATTATGCCCTTAGATATTGGGGTCTTGTTTTTGGAGTTCGAAAAAATTCAGAGGGGGGGTTTAACTGTTCACTTAAATGAATTGCATTATTTATGGATGGATGAATGAAGAATGTAAGGTAATTCGGGTGCTTGCTCAATGCTGAGTGTTTGAAGTAAAATTTAGACAACtctataataaaaaaataaaattagtGTACGAAGCATAGTGTAATCAATGTAAGAACTTGATGTTAATTAAGAGTGCGAAAGTTTCCAACATAGATTTTTATACACATTTTTCGCTAATAAAAAACTGGTTACACATTTGTTCTCTGTGTTTGGAACCACAACGTTAGTATATGGGTATGTTTCAAATGAAAAAAGTGATTATGCTCTTTTTCAGAAACATCGCTGGCACTCTTATCTGCTATATACGTGAACATGTATGTGCTGAAAACATGTGGTATAACTTTACTGAAACTTCAATGCTTTAAACACTTTAGTTCACAAAATTTTTGGTCATGAAAACTATGTGAATGCTGAGTGTATGTTCAGAATCTACAACATCAACACAAAAACATTTTAGAAAACCATGACTACTATGATGAAAGGTTAAAAAAGCACAATTGTTGGGGTTAACAGGAACAAAGAATAAAACTAGTGTATGAAACATAGTGTGTTCACAATCATTAGGACGTAATCAATGTAAGAACTTGGTGTTATTCATTTACCGCAAAATAAGAGCGGGAAAGTTTCCAACATATATTTTGTAGGTACTTTTCGCTTACAAAATCTGGTTACGTCTTTGTTCTCTTTGTTTGGAATCATATGTCAGTTACATGTGCATGTTTCAAAAAAAGTGATTATTCTCTTTTTCTATAGACTCAAAAAAGTGGTTATCCTCTTTTTCGTAAACATAGCTTGCACTTTTATCTTGTTTATACATGAGCATATATGTGTTGAAAACATGTGGTGTAACACCGAGACTTCAATGCTCTAAACACTTTAGTATACACCAAAAGTTATACCTTTCATCATGGAAACTATGTAAATGTTGAGTGTATATTAAGAACCTACAACATTTGGACAAAATGTTTTAGAAAACCACGACAATTAGGATGAAAGTAAAAAAAACAATTGTTGGGGCTAAAAGGTACTTCCCAACCAAATCGCATGAACTGAGCTCAACTGATAGCGAATCTGACATCTAGGCTCCACCAATCAGTGCACATGTGTCGTACCTAGGAGCATGTGTTTTGTTTCTGAGGGAGGTCGTGTCACAACGCTAGCCACCGCTGAGGGAAAGTGCTAACCATGAATGTCCTTGTTGTTCCTATCGTTTTCCCTTTGCTTTGGATTATCTTTGACTTCTAGCCTCCTTTTCAATGTCCAAGGCATTGAATTTGTATTTGCTCAGaaggaaaatgagagaaaagaagaagaggagaaaacaATGCACCAATGAAATTATGCCCTCGGATATCGGAGTACTGTTTTTTGGATATTAGAATTGACAAACGAGGGGAGGGGTACAATTCAGATGATTGGTTAATATTGAGTGCTTGAAGTAAAGTTGAAATGACTCCATAATAAAATAATAAAACCCATGTGTGAAATTTAGTGTGTTCGACAAATGGGGGGGGGGTAAAATTCAGATGATTGCTTAATATTAAGTGCTTGAAGTAAAGTTGAAATGACTCCATAATAAAATAATAAAACCCATGTATGAAATTTAGTGTGTTCGAAGTTATTAGGACGTAACCAATCTAAGAGTACTTGCATTACTTACCGTGAAATAGGAGTGAGTGGTCTTTCAGCATATTTTTTTCACTAACTAAAGTATGGACTCTTTTGGCATTCTCTTTGTTTAGAGATACACGTTgtcagatgtgaatttgttaaaaAAAATGTTTACCTCTTTTTTAATAGAGAAAATTAGCCTCTCACATAAAGAACCTTTAATTAAGTAGTGAAACAACATGTAAAGGATGAGTGTATGACACAATATCATGATCAAGTTTTATAAAATCGCCACTATTTAGGATAAAAGTTTGAGAAAGCCACAATGATTGGGGCTAAGGCTAACAAGATAGAGTATGCTCATGATCTTACCCCATCTAGTCATACAGAGACTCAGACAAGGCTGAACCCGACTGAATCTGATTCTACCTAGCGTTCAACCCTCATCGACCCCTGTTGCCTACTCCCGCTTCACCAAACTCACACCTCACAACTCGTAGTTGACTCTTTCCTCGCCACCATAACCAATAATCGCCTCTTGGCTAGTGGTACACATCCCTGATATTGGCACAGTCTGCATTGAAATCGGATCCAGGACGCCATCTTTTAAGGTGTTGTATTATCACTAACTGTGTGGTATGATCATTAATGTGCTTCGTGGAGTCTCCACTAACAAGCGCTTCAATGTGCATGGCCTCTAGCCAAGGAGCAACGAGTTCCTCCCTCTCATGGTCAAGGTCATGTCAAAGAAACTGCTAGTCATGGACAACATACCAACGGAGAACACCCCACCGCCATTACCATGCATGTACTGGTGAGAAACCGAGGTGAGCTTTTCTTAGAGTTTTACACCACACTCGCATGTCGGTTTTGGTGCACTCTCGCCAACTGTAATAGAGCCGAGTGTTATGCTCGTGCTAAGGCTTATGCTAGTCATGACCTAACTCCTAGGTTGCACTCTCGATGCTCAAGCTTGTGGACAATACTAGCACAACCTTATTCGTTGACGCAATCGACTGTGCCATCGTGCTTGCTCTTTTTGCCACATGCACTGACAGGTGGGATACTGACGAGTCTAATATTTACATTATTTTTACCTCATTTTGTGCTTCagtagttgatgacccacaagtataggggatctaccttagtcctttcgataagtaagagtgtcgaacccaacgaggagcagaaggaaatgataagcggttttcagcaaggtattctctgcaagcactaaaattataggtaataggtagttttgtgataagataatttgtaacgagcagcaagtaacaaaagtaaataaaatgcagcaaggtggcccaatcctttttgtagcaaaggacaggtctggacaaactcttatatagaagaaagcgctcccgaggacacacgggaatatcatcaagctagttttcatcacgttcatatgattcgcgttcggtactttgataatttgatatgtgggtggaccggtgcttgggtgttgtccttacttggacaagcataccacttatgattaacccccattgcaagcatccgcaactacaacagaagtattaaggcaaaactaatcatagcatgaaacatatggatccaaatcagccccttacgaagcaacacatatactagggtttaagcttctgtcactctagcaacccatcatctacttattacttcccaatgccttcctctaggcccaaataatggtgaagtgtcatgtagtcgatgttcacataacaccactagaggagagacaacatacatctcatcaaaatatcgaacggataccaaattcacatgactactaatagcaagacttctcccatgtcctcaggaacaaacgtaactactcataaagcatattcatgttcataatcagaggggtattaatatacatatatgatctgaacatatgatcttccaccaaataaaccgactagcatcaactacaaggagtaatcaacactactagcaacctacaggtaccaatcccagacttagagacaagaattggatacaagagatgaactagggttttagaggagatggtgttggtgaagatgttgagggagattggccccctcccaatgagaggagcgttggtgatgacgatgtcgatgatttccccctcccggagggaagtgtccccggcagaacagctccgccggagccctagattggttccgccaaggttccacctcgtggcgtcggagtctcgtcccaaaagcttgcttatgattttttcctcaacgaaagactccatatagcagaagatgggcatcggagggccaccaggggggccacgaggcagggggcgcgcccagggggtagggtgcgcccccaccctcgtggctggtgagtggcccccctctggtacttcttgcactcagtattttttatatattctaaaaatagcttccgtgaagtttcgggacttttggagctgtgcagaataggtctctaatatttgctccttttccagcccagaatcccagctgccggcattctccctctttatgtaaaccttgtaaaataagagagaataggcataagtattgtgacataatgtgtaataacaacccataatgcaataaatatcaatataaaagcatggtgcaaaatggacgtatcggtaGTAGGCTTTGTCGGATTTACTATGTTCGCGCAACTCTTTTTGCCTGTTTCTGCCAAGATGCCACTTACGGAAGTGTTTGTGAGTTTTGAGGAATGAATGTCAAGATaagcgacggaggcggcggccgtgGGGAGTGCGGATGCGGCGGAAGCCAGGAGGAGGCGCCTTCTTGTGGCCGTGAGAGGTGGTATTGTAGCTAGGGTCccgctgaaaggatcgagatggacctagaggggggatgaataggtacaactacaaattttaattattacttagcaattttaggaaaTAATGCAGAATATGAAATTAAGCCTAACAATCGCAAGtgtgatgctaagagctaagcaaggtaaactagaaacacaagtatgtaagtaagcaagcacaatatgatataagtaagtgctaagagacaagtaaccacaagtagagagttagggttaggaataaccgcaactccgggagacgaggatgtatgtcgatgttcacttccttggagggaagctacgtcaccgttagattggtggatgttaccacgaaggcacaccaactccacgaaggctcaccctattctccatttgagacaacaccacgtaggcgtttctcaaccactagtggtagaccttggggtggtctccaaaccctcacaagcTTTTccaggggtaatcacaatggtcgattcctcttcGAAACTTtttcgggggtaatcacaatggtcgattcctcttcgaaagactcctaccgcctaggagtctccaacctccaagagtaacaagaacgatggggaaaagctcaagacttgctcaaatcacgaattcctttggtgcaaagaaggggaaggagtggatctatcacttgatcggacaacttctctcaaatgctctcaaatcccttggggatctaagatttggtgtggaggagtgagagagggagtgaaatgtgttctagggtttgttcaaagtgaatggtcaacacTCTCCCGTGGGGgagaagggctatatatagtgtgagcacaaATGTGACCATTGTATTGTAAGTGAACAGGCAGGCCGGACATCCGACCTGGCAAGGCACACGAAGAACAAGGTAGAAGCAGAGCAGAAaacagaggggccggacatccggcacatggccggacatccggcatatCAGGTAACCCCGAACATCCGGCAcatggccggacatccggcaatTTCACCAAGATGAAGACGCCCTCTGGATAGCACAAGCCAGACATCCGGCAAGAAAACCTGGATATCCGGGGTGCAAggggagcccggacatccgacatAGAGGGTCAGACATCCGGCAAGCAGCACCATCACAaggtgctctctggatagctagGCCCGGATATCCGTGGAGCAGGCCGGATATCCGGcgtgaggcccggacatccggcttgaagcccggacatccggcaggccATAGACAAAAATATGTCAGAGAATATAAAGATGGAGCATGTGCATTTGGGAAGAAGGTTTGTGGCATGAGCAAGCATTAAACAAACcatatcgatcccctcttaatagtgtgggatcctatactcaagaaaacaaatatgTAGTCAATTTTGACACTTCATCCTTGAGTAAAATAACTTCatatgctcttgatccacacactttGATGACCCGAGGACTAAAACCTGAGATTTACTTAACAAACATAGTTAGTCCCCCACATGTagattgtcatcaacatcaaaacatgatgtaagggcatgattgcactttcaatctccccctttttgtttgttgatgacaatcaTACATGTAGTATCACAGATGCAATAAATACATTTATCATTGACAATCATGagagcaaaaatacaaaatatgtttaTGTTTCTATTTGCTTTTAGCTCCCCCTCATTGTGTGCATGAGATGAATATGTTAGGATGTATAGCACAAACTCTCATGGTGGCATATGTAGCTcaaatagatataaatgtgagatACATGCACATAAGAAACCACCATAATACATCGACTAATAACATTTCATAGCCACAAGGATAATAACATAGTCTCAAACAATAACATAGTCTCAAACTAACAAGTACCATAGGTAGCAACAACAAGTTTGAACAATAATAGCTAACACAAATAGCCAACACATAGCATGACCATACTAAgatactacttctccccctttgacatcaacaAGTAAAAAAGGGGCGAAGGACTAGACGGGCTTGGTCATTCTTGGCggatgtcatcatcatcaacaaagaactcggGGTACTCGTCATGAGACGGGAAACCGAAGGTGGAAGTGGGCGGAGCCGCGGGAATAGTATCATCACTCATGGGACTCCCACGGTCATGGAGGCATTGCTTGAGCTGATTCTTCGAAATGATGAGGCGCTTCTGCACATCATGATTTTGCTGACAGTTGAACATGATTGCCTTCATAATAGCAGACTGAGCCTTGCCCAAGAACGAGGCAAGACGACCATGAGGAGCGGTCGAGGAAGAAGGCACAGAAGAACCAGTGGGATGAGACCCAATAGCAGTCTTCCTAGGTGGTCGAGGTGCAACAGCCGGTTCAGGAGCGGCCATGCGCATATGGGTGGGAGGCTTCCTAATGGAATGCCCAGTGGTCTTAGCAACCTCAAACGGAGCAGTGTGATCAATTATGGCTGAATGAATGGAGCATGTGGGAATTGACGCGTCTGAATGAAGCTGGAGAGACGAATCTCATGCCAAAGATAGTGAGCGGCGTTAAGAGGCTCAGTAGGTGCATCATGCATACATACCATCAGATCAATACAGTAGTTTCGAGCCCTTGATTGATCTCCCTTCTTTGGATAGAGAGTGCGAAGCACACACTGGTAGAGAATGTAGTAGGGAGACCGAAAAATAGATGACTCATTGTGTGGATATGCATGTTCCTCTTTAGTGAGCTGAGAGATGGGCTTAAGAAGAGCCATGCACGCATCAATCCCTTTGGGCCTATAGCGAGGATCCATACTGTGAATGTGATGACCAACATCGAAGAAGCCCAAAATATGAACAAAACGGTCATAGGTGATGCTTAGCACAGTGTCATCAGTCATCCATGTGAGAGTGTTGTTTGGCCCAAAGAAGCAGGTGGCACAGAACTGGAGGATGgcagcttcattccaatcacacTTGAAGGTCATGGCTTGACCTAGAGTCATGTCATCAATGATTTTGACGGTGTTGTCAAGGAACATGGCAGGATGATCATGCATGAACTAAAGATCCAAGTATTTATGAGGAGCAAGACCACGACCATGGACAAAACTTGAGTAAAGATCTTGCTGCATGTGAGTACGAAACCAAGGATCCTCGGCATCAGGCACCATCTCATATTGGTTGGTATCCCGTCAGAACTCAAGGTATGGACCATACCCCACGGTGGTGAAGTCGTGTGTGAGGTGGTCCTTGCTGTCGGGAAGTTCCATTGAGATGCGACGACCATGGACCACAGGCATTGCAGCACCACGGACTTGAGGCACCGGTGCCCTCCTAGTGCCAGGCTTGGACTGGCCAACAGAGTGTCTTGGAGAAAATTCATC
This window contains:
- the LOC123130446 gene encoding peptidyl-prolyl cis-trans isomerase FKBP17-1, chloroplastic, whose amino-acid sequence is MVIPSVSAVAGAVPPPPAKTKPVTLATAPPLTATRRHLLLASAASALPTAAASAAASRFTEIPSSGGVKALELREGSGEVPVDGDQVAIHYYGRLAAKQGWRFDSTYDHKDATGDPIPFVFTIGSGKVIPGIEAAVKSMRVGGLRRVVIPPTQGYQNTSQEPIPPNFFDRQRLFTTIFNPTRLANGEGSTLGTVIFDIELISIRQHT